The proteins below are encoded in one region of Pseudomonas putida NBRC 14164:
- the trhP gene encoding prephenate-dependent tRNA uridine(34) hydroxylase TrhP, with amino-acid sequence MNPTAKPELLAPAGTLKTMRYAFAYGADAVYAGQPRYSLRVRNNEFDHANLALGIQEAHALGKRFYVVVNIAPHNAKLKTFLKDLAPVIDMAPDALIMSDPGLIMLVRQHFPQMPVHLSVQANTVNWASVQFWQQMGLSRVILSRELSLEEIEEIRQQVPGMELEVFVHGALCMAYSGRCLLSGYLNKRDANQGTCTNACRWKYDATPATENATGDIVREVQPTLGLGAPTEQVFLLQESNRPGTEMPAFEDEHGTYIMNAKDLRAIQHVERLAGMGVHSLKIEGRTKSHFYCARAVQSYRQAIDDAVAGRPFDRALMGNLESLAQRGYTEGFLRRHVHDEYQNYQRGNSVSERQQFVGELTGVRVEGLAEVKVKNRFAVGDHLELMTPRGNYHFDLHRLCNRQQQAIGVAPGDGHVVYLPIPEQVALDYALLMRDLRADEVAS; translated from the coding sequence ATGAACCCTACCGCCAAGCCCGAACTGCTGGCCCCCGCCGGCACCCTCAAGACCATGCGCTACGCCTTTGCCTACGGCGCCGACGCAGTCTACGCCGGCCAGCCGCGCTACAGCTTGCGGGTGCGCAACAACGAATTCGACCACGCCAACCTGGCGCTGGGTATCCAGGAGGCGCATGCCCTGGGCAAGCGCTTCTACGTAGTGGTCAACATCGCCCCGCACAACGCCAAGCTCAAGACATTTCTGAAGGACCTGGCACCGGTCATCGACATGGCGCCGGACGCGCTGATCATGTCCGACCCCGGCTTGATCATGCTGGTGCGCCAGCACTTCCCGCAGATGCCGGTGCACTTGTCGGTGCAGGCCAACACCGTCAACTGGGCGAGTGTGCAGTTCTGGCAGCAAATGGGCCTCAGCCGGGTGATCCTGTCACGCGAGCTGTCCCTGGAAGAGATCGAGGAAATCCGCCAGCAGGTGCCGGGCATGGAGCTGGAGGTGTTCGTCCACGGCGCGCTGTGCATGGCCTATTCCGGCCGTTGCCTGCTGTCGGGCTACCTCAACAAGCGTGATGCCAACCAGGGCACCTGCACCAACGCCTGCCGCTGGAAGTACGACGCCACGCCGGCCACCGAGAACGCCACCGGCGACATCGTGCGCGAAGTGCAGCCCACCCTTGGCCTGGGCGCCCCTACCGAGCAGGTTTTCCTGCTGCAGGAAAGCAACCGCCCCGGCACCGAAATGCCGGCGTTCGAAGATGAACACGGCACCTACATCATGAACGCCAAGGACCTGCGCGCCATCCAGCACGTCGAGCGCCTGGCCGGCATGGGCGTGCATTCGCTGAAGATCGAAGGCCGCACCAAGTCGCACTTCTACTGTGCCCGTGCCGTACAGTCGTACCGCCAGGCGATCGACGACGCCGTGGCCGGGCGGCCGTTTGACCGCGCCTTGATGGGCAACCTCGAATCCCTCGCGCAACGCGGCTACACCGAAGGCTTCCTGCGCCGCCACGTGCACGATGAATACCAGAACTACCAACGCGGCAACTCGGTCTCGGAGCGCCAGCAGTTCGTCGGTGAACTGACCGGCGTGCGTGTCGAAGGCTTGGCCGAGGTCAAGGTGAAGAACCGCTTTGCCGTAGGTGACCACCTGGAGCTGATGACCCCGCGTGGCAATTACCACTTCGACCTGCACCGCCTGTGCAACCGCCAACAGCAGGCCATCGGCGTGGCACCAGGCGACGGCCATGTGGTGTACCTGCCCATTCCGGAGCAGGTCGCACTTGACTACGCCCTGCTGATGCGCGACCTGCGCGCCGACGAGGTGGCAAGCTGA